In Musa acuminata AAA Group cultivar baxijiao chromosome BXJ3-11, Cavendish_Baxijiao_AAA, whole genome shotgun sequence, one DNA window encodes the following:
- the LOC103971396 gene encoding small ribosomal subunit protein eS12: protein MAAEEPEKTAPALGEPMDLMTALQLVMKKSLAHDGLVRGLHEAAKAIEKHAAQLCILAEDCNQADYVKLVKALCADHNVHLVTVPSAKTLGEWAGLCKIDSEGKARKVVGCSCVVIKDYGEESEGLHIVQEYVKSH, encoded by the exons GGAAGAGCCTGAAAAAACTGCTCCAGCTCTTGGAGAGCCCATGGACTTGATGACAGCTCTCCAACTTGTGATGAAGAAGTCATTGGCTCATGATGGGCTTGTTCGTGGTCTTCACGAAGCTGCCAAGGCAATCGAGAAGCATGCAGCACAGCTTTGCATTCTGGCTGAGGATTGCAACCAGGCTGACTATGTCAAGCTAGTCAAAGCCCTCTGTGCTGATCATAATGTGCATCTAGTAACGGTTCCAAGTGCCAAAACCCTTGGCGAGTGGGCAGGG CTATGCAAGATTGATTCAGAGGGAAAGGCTAGGAAAGTTGTGGGTTGTTCATGTGTGGTAATCAAG GATTATGGTGAAGAATCGGAGGGTCTTCATATAGTTCAGGAGTATGTCAAGTCCCATTGA